DNA from Archaeoglobus veneficus SNP6:
TGATGCAAAATCCCTTGTAGAGGGTGGCGTAGATGCGATAATCGTTGAAAACTACGGTGACATGCCTTTTCTGCCTGAAGTTGGCAAAGAGACGGTTGCAGCCATGACTGCTATCGCTCTCGAGGTTAAAAGAGAGATAGGGATTCCAATTGGCATAAACGTGCTCAGGAATGACGCAATTGCGGCACTCGCAATAGCAAAGGCTGTAAAGGCAGATTTCATAAGGGTAAACCAGCTCTTTTTCTCCTCCCTGATGCCTGAGGGCTGGGCAGATGGAAAAGCCGGAGAGGTAATGCGATACAGGAAAGCAATAGACTGCAAAGCAAAGGTTTTTGCCGACGTTTCTGTCAAGCATGCATTTCATTTTGTGTCCATTGAGGATTACATGGAAAACGTGGGGAGAAGTCTTGCTGATGCAGTAATCGTCACGGGAAGTGCTACTGGCAAACCCGTGAATGTTGAGGAGCTTGCAAAGGTCAAAAAACTCTCTCCAGTTCCCGTTTACGCAGGGAGCGGGATTACGCCAGAGAACGTTGCTGAAGTTATGAAGTATGCAGACGGAGTGATCGTGGGGACATACTTCAAAAAAGATGGCAGGGTTGACGTTGAGAGAGTCAAGAGACTCGTGAGGGCTGCCAGCAGAGTTTAGTCAGCGGCTGTATGAGACCTTCAACCTTTCTGCCGAAATCCTTTTCTATCCCTCGACAAAGGGGGTGTTTGCCTGCTGTCTTTGAATTGCATGGGCCCCGGTGGGGTAGCGGATATCCTTGGGGGCT
Protein-coding regions in this window:
- a CDS encoding BtpA/SgcQ family protein, whose protein sequence is MRIIGVLHLLPLPGSPLYLSFEEVMDVALRDAKSLVEGGVDAIIVENYGDMPFLPEVGKETVAAMTAIALEVKREIGIPIGINVLRNDAIAALAIAKAVKADFIRVNQLFFSSLMPEGWADGKAGEVMRYRKAIDCKAKVFADVSVKHAFHFVSIEDYMENVGRSLADAVIVTGSATGKPVNVEELAKVKKLSPVPVYAGSGITPENVAEVMKYADGVIVGTYFKKDGRVDVERVKRLVRAASRV